TACAATTGCCGCTGTGGCCTGTTCAAAATGTTTGGCTTTTTCTTATTTAAGTAGTGGATCTGTCGGCCGTAACATATGGAAATGGTTATCGAGCAGTATGAGAAATACGCGCCGAAGTTACACCAAAAATGTGCTGGAGCTGTGTTCTTTGCTAGTCTTCTGCAACAGAATCTCCACAGCATGCAGTTCCTTGCTTTTACATCCCTTGGGCGTCTGTAAATAGGTTTGTTACGCGAAAATCACCGCGGTCCTCGCTTTAGTTCTTGCTTTAGGTCTTGCTTTCTCTAGTAGTGAACTTACTACGTTCGATCTGAGAAGGGAACGTTTGGAGTGCCTATTTTTGTACTGGTAGGAGTAATATAGTCATATTCTACCTCATTTGACATTCAacttctagttgacattaagagaaaaaaatggagctgggcaggccatgaaatgcgtaAGGTAAATACccgtggaccattaaagttacagaatgcgttccaagagaagggaagcacagtcgaggacggtagaaaactaggtgacgtgatgaagttaggaaatatgcacgagggaattggaatcagctagaacaagacaagggtaattggaaatcgcagggagagaccttcgtccagcagtggacacaAAAACAGGCTGCTGCTGGTGATGGTAATTCTACTTCATTGCACGTGCAGCAGACGGTTGAAATCTCATTGCCAACGTTAACGTGCAATCCTTCGCTTTCACCCTTAATAATGTCGTCCAATCGACGTCTGCTCTTTCTTCCACTATCAGAAAATCTACTTTAGAACTGCTTTTTTAATATTGTTGGTTCAACGCCTTCGCCCAGGCCGGCCGCAACTTCGACGAGAACGTTTCCTTCAGCTACATCAAGGGGCTGATGGGCGTCCATTCAGACAGCAAGAAATACAGGCTGCCGCTGCACTATCACGATGAGATCCCTGATGACCTGCCGGAATCATTCGACTCCCGTGAGAAATGGTCCCACTGCGACAGCGTCCACCTCATCCGTGACCAGTCCACATGCGGGTCTTGTTGGGTGAGTACAAGGAAGGGGCTCTCTCGATTCGTGCTCCTTCTTCGGTACCAGCCtaaagaggagaaaaaaaaaaaggttaacaaTGCCGCGAGTGCTGACCACTCATTCGTTATGGGTGTTTGAAGCCGACATATGCAGAGTGCTACATAGCGCATTTTAGATCAGCCAACACCGAAAGAACAAGTTAACAACGCAATCAATATTACATAATATAAACTCTTACTTTCCTTTTTGCATCCCAATCATCCTTTCGCCAGGGCGAGTGTCCGTTCCTGTAGGCAACAAGTGTGGGCCTTTTAAGCTGCATTAAGTGTCACTTTGGGCTGTGAAAGTGAGCTTATCACAAGCCAAACAAGTCGGTTTGTACCTAATATTGCACAGTAAACTTCCGCGGATGTCACTCAATCTTAATCGAACTCAAGGCATAAAAGCGTTCGATTGAACTACGTATTGCTGCATGACGTGAGTTATAACACGGGAGCGTAAGCTTATTGGTTGTATCGCAGGCGTTCGGAGCCGTGGAAGCCATGTCCGACCGAATCTGCATCCACACCGAGGGCAAGGTGCAGGTGAACGTATCAGCAGAAGACTTGCTCACATGCTGTGACAGCTGCGGTTCCGGGTAAGTTGCACGCCATATTTACCCGAAATTTAGGCCAGCTTGGTGAGCCCACTGTAACCCAAATTACGGGTGTCAAATAActtatacttttttttatttacgccAAGTGGGAAGCAAACATCAGCAATGTGAAGTCATCGTGCAAATTCGGAAATGTTTCTTGCGTTGCGTGAGGCATGAAACACACATTCTCGTACAAAAAACGTACACCTCGCCGTTTTCTTCTTGAATACCGTTGCTTGCGGTACTTGTCATTCTCTTTGTTTCACAACTCCCTTTCCTTATTCCAAAGATTATTGCAAATGTTTTCATTTTTTGCACGTTAAAAGTGTGCTACTTCCTCAAAGGCCGGAATAAGTTTGTGCGGCTCAGCGCTCTTCGCCTCAATGCGCATGAAGTTACGCGCTGTGCTCGTTAGCCGCTAGTCTTACTAGGTCGCTTATTAGAACGCCTACGTAGCCTGCTTTATGATGTATGCATTGTGGACACATCAAAGACTATGGCTGGTGGCTTGATCTTTCTAAAAGCATTGGTGTTCGATATTTTTGTGTACAAAGAAGCTAGCACCTAGGCTTGAGCAGGTATGTCAAAAACAGCTCATGTTCTCTGCTCGGACCGCGTCGTGATACACCGCGACTGTTTTCACGTCTTAATAATTTCAAGTTGAAGCGTAAAGTTCACAAAGCGAGTTTTATTATACTCGTACGAACATCAGTAAATAAGTACAAAAGAAGTTAGAAACACACATGATAAAGGTTGTGATTTCTTTTATGCACAAACATTTCTTTCTAATGTGCTTTAAAATATAAGTCGCGGTGCGTGAAATAAGCTACCAGCACCGCAAGTAGCCTTGACACTATGTGATAGACCAGTAAAAATGCACCTTCAGTGTTCTAGAGATGGCGCTCCTTTTCAATTTTACACACGACAATTATTTAATTTAAATAGCTTTGTCCTGACCTTGCCTACCAGAAAAGACGGTTTGATGTTGCTGGCCATGGAACATAAAGCAAACATTGACTTACATACTCAttgttatattattattattattattattattattattattattattattattattattattattattattattattattattattattactactactactactactactatactactttTGTTGATGTTGATTACGTACATGGAACACAAGAGCTCTCCCTAAGCATGATAGCTACACACCGAGGTACTGCGGTGGATGTTTTCAAGGTCAACTAATGCACCTTCGAATGCTGTGTCGTTTTACTGAACTTCTTGCTATCACCACATTTGCTCATTGCATATTTATCCTCCCGTTTACTACCAGGTACCCCTACACCTCTTGAAGAGTTATGGGGATCTACTTGCGTATAGACACATGTATTACGTGATCTTGACGATCATAACAAACGTTCACGACCTCCTGCCATATCTTGTTCTTACCTTCGTGATAGATGCAATGGCGGGTATCCTGCTGCGGCGTGGCAGTTTTACAAGGACGAAGGCATCGTTACCGGTGGCCTGTACGGCACCGAGGATGGCTGCCAGCCTTACTACTTCCCGCCCTGCGAGCACCACACCGTGGGACCGCTGCCGCCGTGCACAGGAATCAAACCAACGCCAAAGTGCGTACACACCTGTCGCAAAGGCTATGAAAAGAGCTACACTGAGGACAAGCATTTTGGTAAGTGAATTTCTCTCTCGTAACATCTTTCAAGATTATGTTAATCTGAGCGCTGTGGCTTGTGTGGTGTACTTAGCCAAAGCCCTGTTGGCCTTTTTGGGGTGAACCATATCGTAGAACATCATTGATACGCCTGTCGGTGTTCTCATAATGGTTTGTTCGTGCACGCGCTTCTGCGTTTGTCGGTATGATTTGATCGCTCGAAATCCCACAGCTTTTTGTTCCTCAGTGCCATCTGCCATTTACGAGTCGTCTGCGCTACAATATGACCAGCATCACGATTAGCTCGACTTTCAATTTCGAGTGATTTTAGCTGAAGAGCCTGCAGCCAGTCTGATAAGTTCAATACTTGTAAGCATTCGGAACAGAATGGACGGCTTGCAAGGCAGGTGGAGCATTTCTGCATGTTACTTAACCAGAATATTGTCCGTAGACCATAAGCTTCAAACGCCACTATGCTGATTGGTCAAAAGCAGGCAGTGCCTTTGTGGTCTTTCGTGAAagtcaaactaaaaaaaattgcaaaaaagGGCCGCACTAGCGAATGGTAAAAAATGCGCTTTCCCGTAAACCACCTCATCGGTACGAAGGAACCTGTTCGTGTATGCTAAATAAAACAGCACATTAGACATACTAAGGAATGAGCACAACAAGAGCATATTAGAAAGCCTAGCAACAAAAAAGAGCTTTCGATCGgcggcctttctttttttattgatgTCGCATTTCGGGTGCATTTTATGAGGCGAAGAAGCAGAGTCGCGACGTTTCACTTTAATCAGCTAATCGCATTTTCATGCAATCGCGTATCATTTATTTAACCCCAGCTCTGGCTACTATAGGTGCAGCGTAGCTTTCTATCACCAAGCAGAATGCTCCCCGCTGCCAATTGGGATTGACTGTGCTGTTTTATCCCTACCTCCATGCTGCAGGACAGTGCAAAAGCCTGAAACTCAGCAGCGAGTGATGACTCCCGTATTTAAAACACCATCCCCTCAAAATACTGTCTTTGTGCGTCATTAGCTTACTCTCAAATCTTCTAGAGTGCAAAGGAAACTTCAAAAACGGACGGTTAGCAACAAGGACTCTCATAAAGGTTCTTTGAAGAAAGTGTCGGATCCTAGGCTCTTAACATGTCTCTACCATATGAGAGCGCTCATATAACTTGCCGAATAGGTGCACCTCTCTTTAATAATGCCCGACGTGCGGGCGGTGCACTTAGTGCACAATAGTGATTAATATCGGCTCAAACACGGCAGTATTTACAGACTAAAGGGCCCCAAGACTGCATGGTTGCGCCCACACACAAAACATTCGTTAGAGAAAGTCGTTACAATTTATTACTGGTACTTAGGTCACCAATTCGTTGTACATCGGTGCAGCCGTGCAGTCTTGAGGGCCTTCGGGCTTTAAGCTGCCAGGTTGTACCTCCTGTTGAGCGCAATACTAGGGACATCTACGTTTGTAAAAATTGAGACGGTGGGTGTGCTTTGCACTGCGTACTGCCGTACACGTACGGCAGTTACGTGACCCAGTGCTCATTCACTTGCCTGACAGAGCAGATTTCTGTATTTCCGGCCGCGTCATGAGAACTTTTTACTTTTAAACCAGGCGCAGGGAGAAAAGCAGGAACAATAACAATCACAcacctcaagaaaaaaaaaacgtattaagTTTGCCCACGGCTCATATGTTCCATCGTTTAATGAACTGTTTGACATTATCAGTCTATGCATTCATTATCAGTCGGCATTACATTGACATCCATGTATGTGACGCAAAAAAAGCACAATATGTTTCCACGTCGAGATCATGATTCACTTCAGTAACTAGTACTCAAACATGCCTCTAAATCTACACTGGTCATGGCTGACTTGTTAAAAGTGTTTGACGCATAATAGCATTTTTGTAAATGTACTTTTCCTGCCGCCTGGCCCCATGCTTCGTTTTAGGCGCGATAAATCCTTCGCACTGACATGAACTAAAGCGGGAAGCGAATAATCACAACACTGACGCATATTCACTTGCACCCCACATTTGGAAGCATTAATCCGGAGCAGTTAAATACAGTTTCCTTTGCATTCCAACGCACCTGCCTGGCGCCAAGAATCAAAGGACCACGCTGCCCTTATGTATAATCTGTGTCTCTGTGCCTGCTACATTTCTTGTCAGTGCAAGCGGAACAAAGTTTGTTGCTTCCTTATGTGCAAGCGCCCGCATGTGTAAAGTGAGACGAGGTCCCGTGTATTATTTGATAACGCGCCAAGGGAAGGGCCAGAAACACAAAACAAGCATAGTGAAGTGTTAAAGCACTGATACAgggaaaataaaataatatatcCAAACAGCGACCACGCATTTCTGAGTAATTTCTTCACAGAGCTCCTCTATCTCCTGTCTTTTATTCACGTTACTTAAACAAGATTACCGTATATTCCGTTATAAGAAATCAAAATTTCTGATTGTGCTTTTGCTGTACCTCACCACAAAAATGTTCGTTGTGCTTTTTTATTTCAGCTAAAAAGGTCTACACACTGGCCAGTGACGAGACCCAGATAAAGACTGAAATATACAAGAACGGCCCTGTGGAAGCCGACTTCACTGTCTACGCAGACTTCCCGTCGTACAAGAGTGGTAAGGACAACTTAATGGTATATAGTTATCCCTGCAGTTTTCTCGAGTGATTTTGATTCTTGCTCAATATCCCTACGCGAAATTCTGCAGACTGTTCCCTGTCTTTTAACCCCGAATTTAATGAAATGTATGTAGCTTGTTTTTATTTCTCGTCCTTTTTTTTAGTCTTTTAACTTTTTTTGTACAATATTTGTCTTAAAGTTTCGTTTGGCAATTCGTAAGCCCTTTGGTTAATTTTGTATAGTTTCATTGTCCATTCTGTTCTGAGAAAATACACAGTAATTCAATGCCGTGTTAAATAAACTACGTGCACTCCACCTTGGACCAGTAGGATGAATAAAAGTAAATAGAATATTATCAAACATTTCAGAGGTGATTTTGTTAGCACGACTCCGTGTTCACAACGCCGTTGTGTAAACATCAGCGAATATCTTGCAGGACAAATCGCATGAATCAGTGAGCtaaaaaccgctaatgaactttCATTTTGCCTTGACTACAATCGAATACAATTATCGCCAATATTTGAGAGTTTCAGTTTGCAGGATAATACTATTTTTCAGTTTGATTTCTGAGGTAGTCATGACCTGCCTGTATACCACTAAATTCGAACAGAGGGCGATGTCAGTGCTTAAATTTCACGTCGCAGTCTGATCTTGGCAGAAGTAGGAGCTGTTTCCGCATGTGTTATCTTCCAACTAACTTTATCTGAAGTATTATTTAGAGCAAGTATTTATGACTGGTTTTGAAAGGGTTTGAAAATAATTTTGAAAGAGGTTCACATTGAAGCATGCCACTGAATTTTGTTCGGCCGCAGGCGTTTACCAGAGGCACAGCGAGGATGTGCTGGGAGGACACGCGATTCGCATCCTAGGCTGGGGCACTGAGAACGGCGTGCCATACTGGCTGGTGGCAAACTCATGGAACGAGGACTGGGGAGACAAAGGTGAGTCTACTGGACAAAAGTAACCATAAAAGGCAATTTTTTTTCCGGAAAGCTACAGTACGACGAATGCACTCATTTTGCTGTGAATATAAGGTCTTCATTTCATATTTTATTGTTTCCCGACCATATAATCTTGAATGTTATCGTCTTCACAGCCATATAAGCTTGAAGGTTTATTCAAACAGCGAGATGGGCCGAGGACTGGAAAACATCCACAATAAGACTAGCGCTGACTGCCAATTAAACTTGTCATGGTTGCTTACGTGTCCTCGTCCCACTGCGCAGCTTCAATATACCTTCAAGATGAAGCAACTCATCGAAATCAAGTTGTCGCCCATATAGGATTTGTTTACTGTGTCAGTGCGTCAATAATTCTTGACAAATACAAGCTTGGAATGACTGCTCTAGAACGCCTGTGCCGCCAAAGCATGTGCCTTGTGCGTCGTCAAGGCTGCCATAAGGCTACAATTAAAGTTCGCTTTCACACACGCGCGGTTCAAATTACAGGCTTTGCTAAAATGTGATTCCTGTATGACTCAAGGACATCTCAGAGCCATGCGCAGTACGGCTGCACAACTTAATACCCGCATTTATTCTTCCAGGCTACTTCAAGATCCGCCGTGGAAATGACGAATGCGGTATTGAGGATGACATCAACGCCGGGATTCCCAAAGAATGAACGTGtattttaaataataataatatgtgaCGCTATGAATTGGTGTCTAATTCGTTCGCACTTCTTCGAGTACAAAGTATTCGTAGAATGATACGCAGTGAGACACTTAGGAAAAAAATAATGCATAGCCCAAACCCTGTGGGAATCGAGCTCTTGCGAAGCGTTTTACAGGTAGCTAGCTATCAAGCATGGCTTGTGGTTTTGTAAAGGGTTACCAGTTTGACCAACGTGTTTTTATGTAAGGCGAGCAGTTGTGTTTGTGCGTCACtcgtgcgtgtgtgtgacgaCGGGGGCGACGAAGACATTCTTTCTTACCCAGTCACCAACACTAGTTTACAACATTCCAATTGTTAAGTTCCACAGAACTACTGGGCGGGCGAAATGATGGGAAACATGGATGATAACTTAACCTGCAACTAAGCGTTATACCATCATAATTACGTATGTCAAGGTCATGTGGTGTATGCTCAAACGGCAATGACATATGTACTCCGGCGCAGTAATGTTAAGCCTTGTACGCCCCGGGCGATAAACTCAAGAGGTACAATGTCGCGTAGCTTATACGCAGCGTTAGCTTCTGTGAATAAAATGAATGGGGAATATCTCTCCATGGCATCCAGCGTCTCTTCATGACGTGGTGTTCCAGTGGATTCCTAGTCACTGCGAAATTACAGGGAACATTCACACGGATGTCATGGCACGCTCAGCTTACCAAGGTAGAGTACTATCGCTACTATCTCTAGCGGCGagtgacgcgcgctgtctttcagCAAACTTTGTGGCCGAATGCCCAGGTAAACTTGCGGTCAAAAGAAACACCAATTCATAGACCGCGATTGGTACAGCCTACATTAAacgtgttttaacagcgaagctgaaaaTGCCTAgcttccagcggatcgatgtccgtagaccaaaaacgcgggccgatcccgaagatcgTGCAATGCTGGCCGACTCGCGGCGGAGGTGAAGTAGGCATCAAGCACTTCGCCAACTGGCAAAAATAAGTTacatatcttgggtccaaatacaacctgTGTCAGATATTAAGCtaataagaacagatactacactttgagcCGCGTCGACCATGTCTATGTTCGCACCATGCACGTGTACGCCATCCAGCGTATTCAAATTTAAAACTAGTGCGTACCAATCTGAGTGTATTGTGTCTCCTGGCGTCATGATCTACGTAGACTCCTTTCCTCAAGTTATGCTCTGACTGTGAAACAGGTAGGCCgctgttgtacggtctgaagaataACGGCGTGCCTACCGAGAATGACGGCGtcaacagaaaagggaatgggcgcggcggaggtggaaggagaccaccgaAGAGGAGCGGGCCACGGACGGCAAGACGGCCGCGGACGtggcgtgctgcccgccaggaccgtgaggcggaaagaaatgcgaaccgtccatgtggccccgatcccgcaaacttagAATGTTTCACCGGAGCagcggtcaatcaccacatacacagcttcgctggtcatccaccttcccaGAGTGCAATGGCtctaaattattattatttatatttttGTACAAGATAGGGAAACCCGGAAGTTCTGGGAGTAGTTGTGAGGAGGCTGCAGAAGGCATAAAACATCTGCTATCAGGCTACAAAAATTATTATTCTCACCGTAAGAGGCTTTTCGCAAAGATACATGCTGTGGATAGGAGGCCAATATCACTAGGTAAAATCCTGTGTACATGGCCATCAGTACACTCGCAGCGCAATGCACGACGCGCATTAGTGCAGTTTCTTGAATAAACACAAATATCTAAAAGTTGCTGCATTTTATAATTTTACTCTGATCACGACGCTGTATTTGTCGAAGTGGCTCATTATTTCAACACTTTCATATATACGATTTTCCTGCATTCGCTCAATTATCCAGCTCATGTGGTTCTTCTGTGAGTGCTTTAATTGAGTGATTGATTTAACTTCATTCAGATACTAACTGCTAACATGTTATGCGACGAAAAGCGCACTGGGGGCTCTGAGAGCAGCTTCCCAGTAAAAAAATGTGGCCAATTTTTCTAATGTTTCATTGGTCATATATGTGCACCATTACACGAAGGGCAGAAAGTTTTGTTGCCGTGAATGTCGCTATGTGTGACACCTTGACTTTAATCGTGTCCTGCTCCGCTGAATTGAAAAGAATAGAAACATAGTGGCGTACCCAGGGGATGGTCCATCAGGCACGTGCCTTCCAGCCGTCCTCAAAATTTCTTTGTTAGTATGCTACCTGCCCGGCCCCGTACACCCCTCCCCGTCCCCAGTCAAGTGTGTGCACTcctcaacacccccccccccttgaaaaaATTTCAGGCTACGCCACTGTAACAGCTGGTAGACGGGGTTTAACGGTTGGTATACGTCATAATGCAGTCTCCGCATGTGTATTGCAAACATAGCGTCATCGCCTTCTAAGCCAGTTAACAATGACTCACCTTCGTGCTTCTATGAATAACAAAGAACAGTTCAGGCTATCGaacgcacccgccgtggttgctcagtggctatggtgttgggctgctgagcacgaggtcgcgggatcgaatcccggccacggcggcctcatttcgacgggtgcaaaatgcgaaaacacccgtgtacttagatttaggtgcacgttaaagaaccccaggtggtccaaatttcctgagtcccccactacggcgtgcctcataatcagatcgtggttttggcacgtaaaaccccataatttaattttttaggcTATCGAAAGCACGTAAGTGAAGGTGAAGGCTTTCTCCGCTGTGCATTATATGTATATTACTATATTCACTCTTTATGGGTGATGACTGGCCTCAGTAATATAGCTCACGCTCTCTGTGCTAGTATAGGAAGCCAAGTAATTGTCATAGACCCTTAAAAGATGTCAAGTATAAGTTGTGACAATGCCGACAGCTACGTGCATGAGAATCATATCACTAGCGATGACAGTTGTTGCTGATGTAGCCGGTGATCAAGGTAGTCCCATACAGGTGCGTAGGGCTTCCACATTCAGATCATCCACTGCGTGAAAGGGTAATCAATTGTAAGTAATGCAAGAAATTGTCCCTTGTGTGCTTTCAGCACAGGTTAGACAAGTGTACCCACGTTTTCTTCCAAGGAATATACAACTCGATCAAGGACAGAAACCTTCTGCAAATGGACGCGAT
This Dermacentor silvarum isolate Dsil-2018 chromosome 6, BIME_Dsil_1.4, whole genome shotgun sequence DNA region includes the following protein-coding sequences:
- the LOC119456288 gene encoding cathepsin B isoform X4 gives rise to the protein MKVLIVCALLVAVAQGRLMVPSSVKPLSEEMINYINNIKTTWKAGRNFDENVSFSYIKGLMGVHSDSKKYRLPLHYHDEIPDDLPESFDSREKWSHCDSVHLIRDQSTCGSCWAFGAVEAMSDRICIHTEGKVQVNVSAEDLLTCCDSCGSGCNGGYPAAAWQFYKDEGIVTGGLYGTEDGCQPYYFPPCEHHTVGPLPPCTGIKPTPKCVHTCRKGYEKSYTEDKHFAKKVYTLASDETQIKTEIYKNGPVEADFTVYADFPSYKSGVYQRHSEDVLGGHAIRILGWGTENGVPYWLVANSWNEDWGDKGYFKILRGNDECGIEDDINAGIPSEPSA
- the LOC119456288 gene encoding cathepsin B isoform X3: MKGSMKVLIVCALLVAVAQGRLMVPSSVKPLSEEMINYINNIKTTWKAGRNFDENVSFSYIKGLMGVHSDSKKYRLPLHYHDEIPDDLPESFDSREKWSHCDSVHLIRDQSTCGSCWAFGAVEAMSDRICIHTEGKVQVNVSAEDLLTCCDSCGSGCNGGYPAAAWQFYKDEGIVTGGLYGTEDGCQPYYFPPCEHHTVGPLPPCTGIKPTPKCVHTCRKGYEKSYTEDKHFAKKVYTLASDETQIKTEIYKNGPVEADFTVYADFPSYKSGVYQRHSEDVLGGHAIRILGWGTENGVPYWLVANSWNEDWGDKGYFKILRGNDECGIEDDINAGIPSEPSA
- the LOC119456288 gene encoding cathepsin B isoform X1; its protein translation is MTRSMGLNSSMKVLIVCALLVAVAQGRLMVPSSVKPLSEEMINYINNIKTTWKAGRNFDENVSFSYIKGLMGVHSDSKKYRLPLHYHDEIPDDLPESFDSREKWSHCDSVHLIRDQSTCGSCWAFGAVEAMSDRICIHTEGKVQVNVSAEDLLTCCDSCGSGCNGGYPAAAWQFYKDEGIVTGGLYGTEDGCQPYYFPPCEHHTVGPLPPCTGIKPTPKCVHTCRKGYEKSYTEDKHFAKKVYTLASDETQIKTEIYKNGPVEADFTVYADFPSYKSGVYQRHSEDVLGGHAIRILGWGTENGVPYWLVANSWNEDWGDKGYFKILRGNDECGIEDDINAGIPSEPSA
- the LOC119456288 gene encoding cathepsin B isoform X2, translating into MTRSMGLNSSMKVLIVCALLVAVAQGRLMVPSSVKPLSEEMINYINNIKTTWKAGRNFDENVSFSYIKGLMGVHSDSKKYRLPLHYHDEIPDDLPESFDSREKWSHCDSVHLIRDQSTCGSCWAFGAVEAMSDRICIHTEGKVQVNVSAEDLLTCCDSCGSGCNGGYPAAAWQFYKDEGIVTGGLYGTEDGCQPYYFPPCEHHTVGPLPPCTGIKPTPKCVHTCRKGYEKSYTEDKHFAKKVYTLASDETQIKTEIYKNGPVEADFTVYADFPSYKSGVYQRHSEDVLGGHAIRILGWGTENGVPYWLVANSWNEDWGDKGYFKIRRGNDECGIEDDINAGIPKE